The genomic interval TTGCAATGATATGCAATAattaaatgactttaattccaaaaaatactaaatactacAGTCATGTATAGTCAAAGTGTAAGGGCAAAGCAGATAGCAGAGAAAAAGTGATTTCTTTGCCAAAAAATAATACAGTACACGTACAGTGAGTAAAATAAGTATACGTCAACATTTTCTTTTGCTATTGACATGAAATGTTCGCCAGATGTTGCAACAACCCATGCAATCCACACATGCAAAGAAATCAAACCATAGATGTCCATAAATTAAGTTATGTATAATAATGTAAATTGACACAGGCAAAACTATTGGATCCTGAGGAAAAGTTTTGTTTTAGTAAGCGTCTTCAATACTTTTCGCTGAGTCATTCTACACCACTACACATAACCTAACTCCTGGACATCCATGGCCCCTTTGAATGTGTGGATTGTATGGGCTGTTACTAAGATCTGGTGAAAATGTAATGTTAATAGCACCTTATGTTAACTGAGAAAATGGtgatgtgttcaatacttattttacCAGTCGGTGAAatccttttaattttttatatattttaatattatttatatagattttacaaacttaaagcatTATAGTATCAAATATCTCGCATTATTTGCAATTTTGAGCgcggcatggttgttggtgcaagacgggccggtctgagtatttcacaatctgctcagttactgggattttctcGCACAACCATTTccagggtttacaaagaattgtgtgaaaagggaaaaacatctagtatgcggcagtcctgtgggcgaaaatgccttgttgatgctagaggtcagaggagaatgggtcgactgattcaagctgatagaagagaaaCTTAGACTGAAATAAACACtagttacaaccgaggtatgcagcaaagcatttgtgaagccaaaacacgcacaaccttgaggcggatgggctacaacagcagaagaccccaccgggtaccactcatctccactaaaaataggaaaaagaggctacaatttgcacgagctcaccaaaattggacagttgaagactgtaaaaatgttgcctggtctgatgagtcagaatttggcgtaaacagaatgagaacatggatctatcatgccttgttaccactgtgaaggctagtggtggtggtggtggtggtgtaatggtgtgggggatgttttcttggcacactttaggccccttagtgccaattgtgcatcgtttaaatgccacgccctgcctgagcattgtttctgaccatgtccatctctttatgaccaccatgtaccaatcctctgatggctacttccagcaggataatgcaccatgtcacaaagctcgaatcatttcaaattggtttccaAAACCAGTCACcaaatctcaacccaatagagcatctttgggatgtggtggaacgggagcttcgtgccctggatgtgcatcccatgaatcttcatcaactgcaagatgctatcctatcaatatgggccaacatttctaaagaatgctttcagcaccttgttgaatcaatgccacatagaattaagacagttctgaaggcgaaagggcgtcaaacacagtattagtatggtatcctttaggtgagtgtatgtttaaatgaagatgctGCATTAAATCTGGTCCCTTATTACATTAAAAGAGGAAACAGGGagattttataataattttataattgcTATGTGACCACTACAATTAAAACAGTATGGGGtgttttcccggacagggattagactagtcctaaaataaatgtaagagctctccaaactgaaaacaacttgcactgacatatcttaaaatacatcagtgccctttgttctGCCTCAAAATCCACACAggtatgtttttagtaaggcatgtttgttaaaactagttatattttctaattaaactaaggcctagtcctggattaagataatccctgtctggaaaaccgccccatatgtttttttgaaaaaaagtaCAATAGGTGTTACCTGTGACATTGATTACCTGTCCACCTGTGACATGTTCAGTAACATCTTTAATCGATAAAGTGTTAAGgaaaatatatgcattttgtcCAAGATTTGCACACCACCCTGATCAGAATTAGTTGAATCATATAAAacagaagaaaagaagaaaaaaaaatgtaaagttacaaGCTTGTCAAGTATGCAACGCATACTccaaatgtgacctctgcatttaaaggaatagtctaccctttctCCATATTAAAcaatgttattacctcaacttagacgaattaatacatatcgatcttttttcaatgcgtgcactgtacagtgcgttgtgaatgtgttagcatttagcctagacccattcattcctatggtaccaaacagggaagccaccaaacacctcagtgttttccctatttaaagactgttacatgaggagttataccagtaagtatggtgccacaaaataaaacttttttttggtaccataggaatgaatggggctaggctaaatgctaacacatttacaacgtgctgtacagtgcacgcattgaaaaaagataggtatgtattaattcgtctaggttaaggtaataacatagtttaatatggcaaaagggtagactattcctttaacccatcccagcgagtcgtgaacacacacacctggAGCAGTGGGCTGCTATACCAGTGCCCGGGGAGCAATAAGGGTAAGgggccttgctcaagggcaccacaggCGCAACCTGCCGGGTGTGAGACTCAAACCGACAACTCTCGGGTTACAAGCCCAACTCTGGCTACAACTGCCCCAACCTTTCTCTTCATAAGATTAATCTATTGCAATAGGgaacacatttcaattaaaACCAAGAAAGTAATCAAGCTGCATGGGAAGAAATTTTTTTCTCAACAGCTGCCAAAGCAAGCAAACGCAAGACGCTGTACAGTAAAGCACCTGAACATGCCTCAACTAGCAAAATCGATAGAAggtgaaagagagaaaaacattACTACACTATAAAGAAGTCATTGCCGCCTCTGATTTTGAATCAActctgatttacaagtcattacaacttactattatttattttgacaagagatgagttgctacaacttataaaatgaagttgacttatCTCACTTTTATAAGTTAATCACAacttttataaattataacaactCAATTAAAATGACTTGAAAATCAGAGCtgattaaacaaaaattaaaggCAGCAAAGATAGGTGTACCATTCCATGGAGACCTCAGTTTTCTACAAATCATTCTTTTCTTACATGCATGAAAACAGATGACAGATTTATGTGGTTTAAAGGTTCACAACTTTCAATAGTTACTGTTGTTTGTTTCAAAAGGCCTTCCCCAAATTACAAACAATTCAGAAATGTCTCCAAAAATACAGTCTTCTAGGCGGAGCttacaaataaagtttttattggTCAATGTATATTTCTGCATTCAAGTGAAGGTAAAGATTTCAGAACATAAGAGCCCAGAAAAAAACACACCATACAAATtacagaatatatatatatacgaaTACACAACTTTATATATTGTTAGGAGGAATTAAATCAAAAGAAAACATTCAATATTCACATTTCGAAATAGATACAAAACACAGATAAAAATAACTCTGAAGGAAATGAATAAGTTATggaaaattagcaaaaatagcAATCATTTTTGTACCATATTTGgaatatttttcacattttcgtTTTGTTTTAAAGAGCAACTTTCTCATTCAATTCATACTGCTTCTCCACAACAAATACTCCAATTCTCACCAGTACCATGAAGTTTTGTAAATGCTTTCTATTGCTCAAAGTGGTTTATCCATTTCTAAACagcttttaagaaaaaaaagaaaaagtctCTCACTGGCACTCTTTTTGTTTCGTCTTATTCATCATCAGTCATTCATATCGTAGAACATTCAATTTTAACCCTTCTACAAAAATAACAGTTCTAACGAAAGACAGAGGTTCTCCTAAAGACTAGCGAGTTATCCGACTGGTCAATAATGGCTTGGGTACTTTGGGAGTGATAGAGATCTTATCAGCTTAAGCCAGCATCTCAATTTAGCTCTTGCCGTTTGGAAGGTGGCACAAGGTGAGGAGGCAGTTTGGCCGGAAGCTCGTGTCCTTCCAGCTTTACCTTGATCAGGTGATTTGCAAGCGCAAACTCCTCATCATCTAGGAAACCATCTTTGTCCACGTCTGCCAGGCTCCAAATCTTTCCAAGCACTGTGTTTGGAAGTTTGGACTTCACCAGCTCTTTCTTAGCTGTGGCACCTGACACCTTCCCATTAACTGGAGAAAGGGTGTAGAATATTTCATCATACGTTGGCTTATCACGGGCCACGATCCATTCCAGCTCATCAATGCCCTCGCCTGCACCTTCTCCATATCCGTGGCCAAACGGCCCATTCATGGTTCCCTCAAAGGCACCACCCTTTACTGACTGGGTGGGCATGGCGGCCTCCTCCTTTCGGACCAGCGTCATGAGCTTAGCGATGTCATTACCCAGCATGTCTTCCACTGAGTCCAGCAACTTTGGTTTCAAGGCGGGAAATTTTGTGAAGTCTTGAACAGCCAGCAAGTCCTGCAAGattgcattttaatttaatttaatttagaagAAAAGCGAAACGGAGCTCTTTATGAAACAAATGTATTGAAATCTCGGTTCTCTCTTTCGAGAACGTGAGCATGAGAAATCTCACGTTTCAACTTATGTATTCCTCTTTCCAATAGGAAGTGAAATCAAGACTAAATATGAAAGCTTCATACCTGCATTTTCTTTAGGTTGGGAAAGTCTCCAGGTGAAATGTTGTGCTCTTTTTGAATCTTTTCATATATAGCGCCCAGATTATTAATAAGCTCTTTCTTCTTTGTGTCTTTCCCAAACACACTTGGCATCTCTTTCTTTAAAGAGCTGATGATGTAAGCCTGAACCTAAAaggaaattattaaataaactcaaattaaatacaaacatcATATATGCTGTTTGGCATGTCAAAGCTATattcacaaaaacattttacaccgTACAACATAAATGCAATCTCTCTTTCCttgtgtatgtgtttattaaTAATCCTGTctcattttaatataatgccaatattcatatatcaacattattttAGCCCTGCTTAAAAAACAGCAGATTTTCCATTAAACAAcacaaaaagttttaaaaagtttgCTAACTCCTTCTGGTTCTACTAGATATGAAACTTCATCCTTGAGATTAGATTCCTATAAACAATTAGTAaggattaaagggacactccactttttttgaaaatattctcattttgctcccctagagttaaacatttgatttttactgatttggaatccattcagccgatctccgggtccggcgccACCACCTCCAGCGCAGCCCAGCACAATCCACTAAATCTGACCAGAACATCAGCATCgcgccaaaaaaataaccaaagactttcaatatttgtccaatttaaaacttgactcctctgtagttacatcgtgtactaaaaccgacgaaaaatgaaaagttgtgattttcggctgctgcgtaatatcattccgcttcctgcagccatgttacgaagAATGGGCAGAGCcggattaaataaatggactacactaggcaggctgcattttttgggccccccccccatcgaggttatttattaattgaaatctgaaacttaccaaagttactaataaaagttaattcacattttacatagcctagtctttggttacaaattggttgtttgtataccaaattaagtcatgtgttgtatattaaccagtctatcagacaattttttgctaaatgtattatttatacgtcattacacggctctattaaatgctattaaattatcctcaccttatccattgggagtgtcattgttaaggcagtagtaccagtaaataaccaataggtgtcagtaatccgcgggagagcttcgctgcatattcaagattgagaatcgcaacgaaatcctcgtcgagcaacacgtccactgaggtaaaTGTCCTCAAAACACTGATTATTTAGGTTTcagttatatgaattatataataacagtttttatattatgtataacagtTTTATCTCAAAGTAATGGTAGTGCTTAAGTCTAATGTATCGTTTCTGAGGctgctagatttttctttacgctattcacgtttgtgaagtgaatttaaaacacAGATTGCTTGCAGTTGACTTAGTTAGCCACTATCCACtggttttgttatcatgtttggtatctaacgtgatttttgtggggcttaaagaaaaaaaatctgaatttttatgcaaggaactgttttttttttgcctcgttattatatgcaaacatgccttatataacgtagggaaatgatcgtttgtcctttatttatttattttttgcagcaacCATGTCTGTGTCCTTAAAGGAACTCTGTCAGGTACAGAGTCGAACGatgaacttgaaaatcaacCATTCTGATGACTGTCGTCCCCATCCGAGTCACCAACTCAGACAACAACAGTCCCAAACTCACAAACACACTCAGTAATGGgcttaataaagaaagacttaactatgatttcatctgtgttaacctatgatatcagttattgatgtattttaaatatttacgtattactaggcttatcatacatgcattgaagttttaaaatgtatctaatataatactttaatttaattgaatgttttggataccaccattaaattattttgtgcatgtaaaacacaagcagcaatgtttttattgaattcaattttgaattaaattgaatgttttgcataacaccattaaattatttcgtgaatgttaaacacaagtaaatgttttatttattggagataaaatggctgtttaattaatataatacttctgtttgttaggcactaacaagtgaaaatagttaggtttgagtacatttattaaaactcgatagctgtaatgcttctgtgcagaaggaagcccgtgagccacgaaggtaagtttgcgaacagattcatttccacttattagacagcagtccgctcatcgtgttttgtattgcatcacTTATAGATCGTAAACCTTAAAATCGAGTTTAGTAAGATGTAtactacagtcagctttggttaACTATTGAAGCATCGTCTTTAAGGCTCAATGTGACCGCAGTATTTGTTGAACACTGCTGGCAGCGGCGACGTCTGTGACTGTGTCCGTACCATTTTATCAATGAGAGCATAAGTTCGTATCTCTCTGCTCCCGAGCCATACAGCTCGTctttaataatgaaataatgtttaataacttaaaaaatacggcgtttttttaatttcctgaaAAACAATGGTTTTGGACATACGGGGATCCCGCCCGACAGCTGCGAAATTGTAGAtgggacatttgtaaaaaaaaaaaaaaaaatccccctctgtctgggccccatcccgccaatcgggccctaggcacgtgcctagtttgcctttgggttaatccggctctgagaatgggagtatagttcctagccacatctgcctagaaaatagcaacttttattttctgtcagtcttagtacacgctgtaactacagaagagtcaagttttaaataggaaaattatcttggttatttttagcacaatgctagtggtctggtcagattcaatggattgtgctgggCTGTGCTGGGGGTGGTggcgccggacccggagatcggctgaatggattccaaaaattaaatgtttagctctgggggtgctgaaaaatgagcatatcttcaaaaaaagtggagtgtccctttaaagatcaGGCTTCAATGGCATCTACAACATCTATGTTCTATCTTGACAAAAGCATTTACAAAATTTCACTGATCCttttcagaaataaaaaacaaatagttaaaggtacagtttttcGAGTCAAAACAAAATCATGGTTTATGCATTTTGGTGTCATATATCTTACCTTAGCGAGGCGAGCTCTTTTGATCAAATCATTGAGTTTCCGCAGGGCAGCATTCCGTGGAAGACTTTGAATATCTCGAAACAGATCCTGCTCCTCTGCTTCAAACAGCTTCCTGTTGTCCGCAATCATAAGCGGCTGAGCCCAAAATGACCCGATATACACTCGGACTACCTCAGGGGTGTTGATGATCTTTCCCAGTGACCACATGAGGGCACCATATACCCTCATCAGCTGCTGGGTGCTGATCTGGTCCGCTTTATTCAGAACCACGCGCATCTTGTCCTCGTGGTTCTTCAGGGCTTTGATGACCTCGGAGAACTCATCAGAAATGTCCAGCTTGTGGGCATCAAAGAGAAGAATGATTCTGTCCACTCGTTCTGCAAACCACTCGAGAACCGCTGCAAAGTCATAGCCTGAAATTGACAAAAAGGGGAGTAATGCACTTTTGAATCAAAGCTATTGTCAAGTAGGGCTGCATGCAACATGCTTTAGTAATAAAAAGAGATGGGAAAAGTCATTCGGATTTGATTAGCAACAGTGTCATCTGATCCCAGTCAATTTGGTTGTTCATAAAAAAGAAACTATAAAACCATGTATTCAAAGAGAGATTTGCGGCCTGAAAATTCCCCTGTGCCTGTGTGCATGACtagaaacaaaaaaacaagacgACGAGGACAGGTGTGGCATGCGTCTGTCTTCTCAAGAGATTTCGGTTTAAATGACCTGCAGAAGGTGCGACTCGATTGGACAGCCCAAATCTCGATAAGTAAATTagatattaatatatattagaCAAACACATCTTAAACCTATAATAATccaattatttaaattaatctaaacttttaattattaaagaaaaacacaataatattTTCTGTTCTGTAAGTTGCATCGAAGATTTGACTAAGCAGTTTGTCACTCAATATACGTTACGTGATTTTAACCTAGACAGGACGTAAAAAATATATGCAAACAGAAATGCTGGATACGTGAACGCAGctaaaaaacatcttaaatccTAAAAGAAAGCCATTTAGTGAGAGTTTAAGGAACTTGAGACAAAACCGGTGACATTTTTGTGCACAACCCCACATGATGGTGAACCAAACAAACACTCTTAGTTCCACATTCTTTACATTTCTATTAGCCATTTAGTGTTAGTGACCCTATTTCCAGTAATTCAGTGTAAAATAAAATCTTCCCTGACGGATGAACTCAACTTGTGATGGTAAATGTCAAGCAACATAATAGTAACCCAAGGTAACCAAGGAACACAAAAGGAATTTGAGCGGGAATGCTTGTTGGGAATGTTCAGACACCCATTCATGCCTAATCCCACACGGATTGCAGCAGTCTGTTTCATCTCTGCCACAACTAGCAGTGATCTTTAGTGTTTGTGGAACGACTGCTGTGTGTATGTGGTATGTAAAGGCATTTTTGTCTCTGGTTACTGGCTCCAGCAGCCCCAGAAGGGACAATAGGGGTCACGTGACTCTTGACAAATATCCATTTACAATGGcatttttctacatttgtaACATCTGCTTTTTTGTGACAAAACGTTGATTGTTGTTTTATAATGCCTTAAGTGTATCTACAGTCTAATTTTGTAGTGATGACATATTGACCAACTCAGCATttccggtaacactttataataagggtcCATGATTCATAATGGACTAATACGTAACATAATTCTTACTAAAATATGAAGTAATGCAGagttattttgagaaatgtttgtaaccaagccgTTCGTGGAccctattcacttccatagttggaaaaaagaatactatggaagtaaatggggtctaactaataacaaactaaaaacatgtaataatgttgtacttaatgatgactctttgttagtttatgattagtacatgcattaactcagcattagtttatgctaaagtaaaaaaaaattatgtcttGTACGTATAAACCgttattataaagtgtaaccGCATTTCCTTCTTATACTTCCTGTGCACAGTTCAAGGATACTATCTGATAGTGACTGCATGAAATATTGGCCCTAAAAGTTGGACTGCTTTGGTGTGCATGGTTATGGCATAATATAATGTCCACAAGCATGTGTGAACTGCTCTAACATCCTGTTGCTTTATTTAATGCATCATAAATGACGAAAATATATTGAGATGTTCTTAAAACGGAAAACCACCAAAGCTTTGACATGA from Misgurnus anguillicaudatus chromosome 16, ASM2758022v2, whole genome shotgun sequence carries:
- the ehd1a gene encoding EH domain-containing protein 1a, whose amino-acid sequence is MFTWTKKEGKKDPELFQNVSEGLKRLYRNKLFPLEDTYHFHDFHSPALEDADFDNKPMVLLVGQYSTGKTTFIRHLMEQDFPGMRIGPEPTTDSFIAVMHGEQEGMIPGNALVVDPKKPFRKLNAFGNAFLNRFMCAQLNNPVLESISIIDTPGILSGEKQRISRGYDFAAVLEWFAERVDRIILLFDAHKLDISDEFSEVIKALKNHEDKMRVVLNKADQISTQQLMRVYGALMWSLGKIINTPEVVRVYIGSFWAQPLMIADNRKLFEAEEQDLFRDIQSLPRNAALRKLNDLIKRARLAKVQAYIISSLKKEMPSVFGKDTKKKELINNLGAIYEKIQKEHNISPGDFPNLKKMQDLLAVQDFTKFPALKPKLLDSVEDMLGNDIAKLMTLVRKEEAAMPTQSVKGGAFEGTMNGPFGHGYGEGAGEGIDELEWIVARDKPTYDEIFYTLSPVNGKVSGATAKKELVKSKLPNTVLGKIWSLADVDKDGFLDDEEFALANHLIKVKLEGHELPAKLPPHLVPPSKRQELN